The sequence below is a genomic window from Arthrobacter sp. U41.
CTTCGGGACGTCCTCATCATCGACGATTTCGCCCTGCAGCAACGTCAACGACGGGTCGTCCGGGACCAGGTCACCCGGATCACGCGGCCCGGCCGGCCCGGATGAAGCTGCGGCGGGCGCATCCAGCTGGGCCAACGGTGCGTAATCCAGCAACGAGTCGGAGTGGACCTCCGCCTTGTCGTCGCCGTTGGCGATGATCACGGCAAACCAGGGGAGGAACACGGCTCCGATGACCGGGAGAATCTTCAGCCAGCCGTCCACCACAAAAATCAGGATCAGGCACACCATGCGGATCCCCATCGCCACGGCGTACTTGATCATCCGCTGGCGCATCTCTTCAGAGTGTGCCGCGGAGGCGTCCGTAATGCTGTGAACCTCGGAATCACCGGATGGTACTGCCGGGTTCCCGGGCACAGGTACACCGGGTCTGTTTTTGAGTGTCAAGGCTGTCAGATCACGCTCCCAAGGCTTAAAGCAATTCTCTCACCAACGGCAGAGCCGCCCAAACGCGGCGGCACCGGGCGCTAAGATCGGAGGCAGGAAAATCCCGTCCCCAGCGCGGCGCCGTCGCGCCGCAGAATTCCGGAGCCCCACCATGTCTGAAACAGCAACCGCCGGCCGCAG
It includes:
- a CDS encoding DUF3099 domain-containing protein, whose translation is MTLKNRPGVPVPGNPAVPSGDSEVHSITDASAAHSEEMRQRMIKYAVAMGIRMVCLILIFVVDGWLKILPVIGAVFLPWFAVIIANGDDKAEVHSDSLLDYAPLAQLDAPAAASSGPAGPRDPGDLVPDDPSLTLLQGEIVDDEDVPKEGRGVPGGHTGDDGDHGRAAS